In one Oikeobacillus pervagus genomic region, the following are encoded:
- a CDS encoding NAD(P)/FAD-dependent oxidoreductase — MKKKYCVIGAGILGASTAYHLAKAGEEVVIMDRKDKGQATDAAAGIVCPWLSQRRNKAWYRLAKNGARYYPELMTDLQKDGEEHTGYARVGAISLHHDHEKLLAMKERALKRREEAPEIGEVKILTPEETKKRFPPLLEGLGSVFVSGAARVDGRALRDALIRSAKRYGATFIQGDAKLLHHDRQKTSVQVNEHEIIPEKIIITAGAWADELLKPLGIQFNVYFQKAQIVHLHLPHTKTDTWPVVMPPSDQYILAFQDRIIAGATHENNVGFDHRMTASGIHEVLGKALHYAPGLADSTVLEVRVGFRPFTPGFLPIIGPIPQYNEILVANGLGASGLTVGPYLGSELAKLALDREMEIDLADYDVENAIE, encoded by the coding sequence ATGAAGAAAAAATATTGTGTCATTGGCGCTGGGATTCTTGGGGCATCTACTGCCTATCATCTAGCAAAGGCCGGGGAAGAAGTCGTGATCATGGATCGTAAAGACAAAGGACAAGCAACAGATGCAGCAGCAGGGATTGTTTGCCCTTGGCTTTCACAACGTCGTAACAAAGCATGGTATAGACTCGCCAAAAATGGGGCGCGTTACTATCCTGAATTAATGACAGATCTTCAAAAAGACGGAGAAGAACACACGGGATATGCCCGAGTCGGAGCCATCAGTCTCCATCATGACCATGAAAAATTACTAGCAATGAAAGAACGGGCATTAAAGCGCCGGGAAGAAGCTCCTGAAATCGGCGAAGTAAAAATCCTCACACCTGAGGAAACCAAAAAAAGATTCCCTCCCCTACTAGAGGGCCTTGGTTCTGTTTTTGTCAGTGGGGCTGCTCGTGTAGATGGTCGAGCATTACGAGATGCGTTAATACGATCTGCTAAACGATATGGGGCTACTTTCATACAGGGGGATGCGAAATTACTACATCATGATAGACAAAAAACAAGTGTTCAAGTGAATGAACATGAAATTATTCCAGAAAAAATAATCATAACAGCTGGAGCTTGGGCAGACGAGTTGTTAAAGCCTCTTGGGATCCAATTTAATGTTTATTTTCAAAAAGCCCAAATTGTCCATTTACATCTCCCCCATACGAAAACAGATACATGGCCAGTGGTCATGCCACCAAGTGATCAATACATATTAGCATTCCAAGATCGGATTATCGCTGGGGCCACTCATGAAAATAATGTAGGTTTCGATCACCGCATGACCGCTAGTGGAATTCATGAAGTCTTGGGAAAGGCATTACATTACGCACCTGGATTAGCAGATAGCACCGTCCTTGAAGTACGAGTCGGATTCCGACCATTTACCCCAGGGTTTCTCCCGATTATTGGACCAATCCCCCAATATAATGAGATCCTCGTGGCAAATGGCCTTGGAGCTTCTGGCCTTACAGTGGGCCCTTATCTTGGATCGGAACTGGCAAAACTAGCATTAGATAGGGAAATGGAGATTGACCTAGCGGATTATGATGTCGAAAACGCCATCGAATAA